ATTCTTTCCAAAGGGAACAAGCAGCATCTGCAGGTCCAGCAAAAGAGTGGGAATTTGATCCTAAAAGAAAAATTGGACCGGGAGGAGTTGTGCGGTGACACGGATCCATGTATACTGCATTTCCAGGTGCTACTAAAAAACCCGGTGCAGTTTTTTCAAGGTGAGCTACAGCTCCAAGACATAAATGACCATGCCCCAGAATTTTTGGAAAGTGAAATCCTCCTGAAAATCTCAGAAaacagccacccagggactgcgtTTCCCTTGAAAATAGCTCAAGATCTGGACGTAGGCAGCAACACAGTTCAGAACTATACGATTAGCACCAACTTCCATTTCCACCTTTTCACACGCACTCACAGCGATGGCAGGAAATACCCGGAGCTGGTGCTGGACAAAGCCCTGGACCGCGAGGAGCAGCCTGAGCTCAGGCTAACGCTCACAGCACTGGATGGTGGGTCACCACCCAGAACTGGGACGTCCCAGGTTGTCATCCTGGTTGTGGACGTCAATGACAACGCTCCTGAATTTACTCAGCTGCTCTATGAGGTGCAGGTCCCAGAAAACAGCGCCATAGGCTCCCTTGTTATCTCTGTCTCCGCTAGAGATTTAGATGCTGGAACCCATGGGGAGCTCGCTTACTCATTTTTTCAACCTTCAAATCAAGTCATTCAAGCTTTTCAAATAAACGCAGTTATGGGAGAAATTCGATTAAAAAAACTCTTGGATTTTGAGGAAATTCAATCTTACTCTATGGAAATTGAAGCCTCAGATGGCGGGGGTCTTTCAGGAAAATGCACCGTAGCCATAGAAGTGGTGGATGTGAATGACAACGCTCCTGAGCTCACCATGTCACTACTCATCAGTGATATCCCGGAAAACTCTCCTGAGACTGTGGTCGCCATTTTCGGAATTTCAGATCCAGATTCGGGGGACAATGGAAAAATGACGTGTTCCATCCAGGATCACCTCCCGTTCATTCTGAAGCCTACCGTAGACAATTTCTACACCCTGGTAACAGAGAAGTCACTGGACAGAGAGAGCAGAGCCGAGTACAACATCACCATCACCGTCACAGACTTGGGTACCCCCAGGTTGAAAACTGAGCACAAAATAACAGTGCTGGTCTCCGACGTCAATGACAACGCGCCCACCTTCTCCAGAACCTCTTATACCTTGTTCGTCCCTGAGAACAACAGTCCCGCCCTCCACATGGGCAGCGTCAGCGCCACAGACAGAGACTCAGGCTCCAACGCCCAAGTCACCTACTCGCTGCTGCCGCCCCAGGACCCGCACCTCCCCCTCGCCTCCTTGGTCTCCATCAACGCGGACAATGGGCACCTCTTCGCTCTCAGGTCACTGGATTACGAAGCCCTGCGAGCCTTCGAGTTCCGTGTGGGCGCGATAGACGCAGGTTCCCCGGCGCTGAGCAGCGAGGCGCTGGTGCGCGTGGAGGTCATGGACGACAACGACAACTCGCCCTTCGTGCTCTACCCGCTGCAGAACGGCTCTGCGCCCTGCACAGAGCTGGTGCCCAGGGCTGCCGAGGCGGGCTACCTGGTGACCAAGGTGGTGGCGGTGGACGGCGATTCGGGCCAGAACGCCTGGCTGTCCTACCAGCTGCTCAAGGCCACGGAGCCCGGACTGTTCAGCGTGTGGGCGCACAATGGCGAGGTGCGCACAGCCAGGCTGCTGAGCGAGCGCGATGCCGCCAAGCACAGACTCATCGTGCTGGTCAAGGACAATGGCGAGCCGCCAATGTCTGCCAGCGTCACGCTGCACGTGCTCCTGGTGGACGGCTTCTCGCAGCCCTACCTGCCGCTACCTGAGGTGGCCCGGGATGAGGCCCAAACTGACTTGCTCACTGTCTACTTGATCATTGCGTTGGCGTCGGTCTCGTCGCTCTTCCTGTTCTCCGTCATCCTGTTCGTCCTGGTGAGGCTGTGCAGGAGGAACAGGGCCGCCTCGGTGGGTCGCTGCTCGGTGCCTGAGGGCCACTTTCCGGGCCACTTGGTGGACGTCAgcggcacagggaccctgtccCAGAGCTACCAGTATGAGGTTTGTCTCACGGGAGGTTCCGGGAACACCGAGTTCAAGTTTCTTAAACCTATATTCCCTGACTTTTTGGTTGAAAAGACTGGTAGGGATACCGAGGAAAATGCTCACTTTAGAAATAATTTTGGGTTAAATTAGGAATCAGATTTTGAGAAATCTGATTAATGGTAACATTTACTGATCTATAATTTCCTAACCCTTTCATGCACAGAAAGTGCTCACATACTCTCACTTAGTAATTATTCTCACTGGCCAGGCCATATTTATAACTTTTTctacctgatggcacagtggttaagagcttgtctgtgaaccaaaaggttggcagtctgaattcacactcctttgaaaccctatggggcagttctactttgtcctacagagtcactatgtaTCAGTATTGACTCCatgcaagtggtttggtttttggtttttctacctGTTTAAGTATTTTACGTTTTCTCTGGTTTTTGTTAGCCACCTCACATTTTGCATGTGTCCATGATAGCACAGAAATggtttttcttagggttttatttgGTCAGATCTTTGAAAGTGACCATTGTTTTCAGGTTCCTGACAGTTCAGCTTGTTCATTGAAATCTTATGGTTGAGAGATTTGTATTCCCACTTTTCTGATAATCATCACCATAAATCTAGCCATACTGTAAATAATGGCgttcagttttaaaaataattttcatttatgAAAATCCTTTCTGATCTTGAAATTATTGATTTCTGTAGTGTTACGAAAACACTCTATTGGATATTTTATCTGGATATTTTCTAAGTTGAGTATGTCtttcaaaattaatatttaattagACCATGTGCTATTATTCTATATGAAATCCTTGTTAAGTAGAAAAATAGTTGGTAGTGTTGTGACTATGTTTTCACAATAAATGGTTTTTTGGCATGTAAATAATGACtatcattcttttaaaaacaatatgTGCTCAAACATTATGCAAGTGTATACAGTaagtacaaagaagaaaatcaacACTATTATTCCACCATTCAGAAATAATCATTATTAATATTAAGTCAACATTATTCTAAATATATTTCTATGCATGCACATAACCATAAATAAAttgatgaaaataattttctaaaaatgGATCTATAATATATTGCAGCTTTATAATTAAATCTACCAgaattaattttacttgaataaacaaaattaaatgatGCAAAAGTATAGAATTTTCTTGAGCTTTGATACACAATTCCTATAATGTTAAAAACAAGTTTATGATACATATATTAAGAGATTAACATCACTTAACCACCTGCGATTAAAAATACGGAAATCAATGTTTTCACACGTCCTCCTTCCTATCCTCTTCTTACTTTGTACATTTTGTTATTTATATATACTCTTACCTTCTCAATGTTTATGGCATTTAccatgtattttaaaaagaataatccCCATAATTGTtagatgttttatattttttaatttaatttaaagtcATACAATGTGTTTGTTTCGATATGTTTCAATTTTATACAAGAGTATGACTGCTCAGAAGTAATCACTTAAGGTGTTTTTAATTGTCCCTCTTACATTTTTacttctatatttttaaataatgtgcTTGTTAAAATGCTCATTATGAAATTTGTTTTAGATATCATCCATTTACTTCCTTTCTGGAGGCACTACCCCCCCCCCACATTTACGCATTTCCTCCACTCCATCCTGTCATATAACAGTATAATAATTTTGTTAAATACTTAGTGTAGCCCATGTAGTTCTCCAGAGAATAATTCTTCAAAAAGAATGAGGGGGGATAGAAAGTGTTATAAAGCTGACACCCAGCATTATGAGCTCATTGGTGTGGGGTGGAGTACTATTCAGTATACAGAATTTCTTTAATCTTCTTCTCACTAAGGTCTCCCTCCTGTCCTCAGTTGTTCTGGTGTCCCTCAGCCCAGAGCCCTTTCTCTTTAACCCCTACTGATATTATACCTCTCATTTTCTGCCACTATAATGAAAGGGAAGGCAGCTTGCTTCACTGACTGGAGAAGGGATTCTTAGATATATGTATTCCTTCTATAGATTTTCAGTCAGTGCTGTTTTTAGCCTCTCCTTGTACCCACAATCTGAATTACTATTTTGACTGGATttgactttcttctttttgcttcccCCATTCCACTATCAtttgagaacaaaaaaaaaaagtgaaatctgTCAATTACCAATTGTCCATATGATTTGCATCTTCCAGCTATTTGTTAAAATGCTATGATAGTCATTAGAACCAAATACAAATATTTCAGTTATCTTCCTCTTAGATACATGGAGAATGTCAATTCTATTTCCTCTTTAAATTATATGAAGCCACGTATTTGCTTTAGCCAATAAAACATGAGAAGTGATATACATCATTTCTGGGCTGAAGCTTTAGGAAACAGTGACCTTTCCCACTATAGAAATTATGGAACCATATATGGAAACGGAGTGTCCATCAGCCTGGATTCCTGAGTGACTACTGTGAGGAGGGGCCCCATACCAAAATGTAATGGATATATggcatgagaaaaaaaatcaaccttaATTGTGTTAAACCATTGAGATCTGGAGAAATTTGTTTGTTATCGAAGCATAACTCAGCCTATCCTGATTGATGCAGACCTCCACCACTCTTATTCTGCTCAAATTTCAGAATTCTAGTATCCATACCTTTTCCTTCTGGGTAGGAGATTTTAAAGAGTAGGGAAATCTGACCAGtttatgtgcaaagacctaatcACACTGATGCTGGGGTTCCCTGAAGCACCAATAAAGCCAGTTGACCTTAGAGAGAAGATCGAAATTAACAAGCCCTACTAACACGTTGAggcatccctggtggcacaaagagttaagtgctctactactagctaaaaggttggcggtttgaactcacccagaggtaccgtagaagaaaggtctggcagtctgtttccaaaaggtcacagtctcgaaaaccatacggagcagttctactctgcacgattggggtcatcaagagtcagtatcaactcgatgggcaactaacaaaaacaccaACATGTTCAGAGCTATCACTCAGGTCTTTAGTCTCCCAAACTAAATGAAGAGCAAATGGACAACAAATGATTATAAGGCAGTTTctaaaaagaaacacagaaatcaaaaacGATacaaaaagcaaaagggaaaaaggtTACTGGAGAAAACAGAAAGTTTGCAGGTAGTAGAGAACTTGAAAGCAAGTACAATTAATATCATCAGATGAAAAATAAAGTTATCTAACCTAAGAAATAAGCACAAAGAGGatgcttggaaaaaattaacataataaagaaatgaaaatatcaatGTAAGGGCTGGATGATAATgttaagaaaacacagaaaatactgtaaaaatattttaaagggaaAACAGGAGggaaaaattaaggaaattagAGAACCATACCAGAGGTCCAACATCTGAGTATAGGAATTCCAAAACCACAAGAGCAGAAAAAATCACCaataaagttttttctttttttttaatttctaagagctgaagaaaatttgtTGAAAGGGCTCACCAATCACCCTGTACAATGGATGAAAATAAGCACAAACCAAGACTCGTCACTGTGTAATTTTAAGTGCTTGGAACAATGACAAAGTACTACAAAAGGATATAAAAATACAACTCACATATAGAGAATAAGAAATATGATTATCTTCAGACTTCTTAACAAATACATTCGTTTAGGGAGCCCATTGACCAAGCACTTAAAAACTCTGAAGGAAAATTTTTTCCAGCTTAAAACTCTATACTTAGTCAAACTTCCAATCAAGTTTGATGGTACAATAAAGATGCTGTAATAtattcaagaaaacaaaatttaactcATGTACATGCTTCTCTGGAAGCTACTGGAAATATCTACCAAAATGAGAGAGTAAACCAAgacagagggagtcagaagaaacagaaaggaaaagattCAGCACAGCACAGAAGTGAAAGGAATCTCCAGATGATACTGAAGGACGATCCTAGGTTGACAACTGCATTCTGGCATAATTAACAACCATTCCAGCTTGGAGCTGTGTGACTCAAGAGACAGGCACGTTGAGGGACATTATCAGTGAGTCCACTGACATTTTACCATCTTTTCAACCAGATGAAACTATTGGATAATGTGCTCTACTAAAGCAAAAGAGTAAGCCAAAAGAGAAAGATATAAAATCCAAGAAATAGGGAATCCAACACTATAAAAGGCAAAAGGAATTCCAAGAGTGACAGCAAAGGGAAGTTCCAGGATGATAGTTATGCAACAAGTTTAGAGACAACCACCCAATTTAAAGGAAAACTGATGTATCAGGAGGGATGGGAATGACCATATGGAAaggtgtgcttatgaaaatacatcgtggggtggggggagcgaGTGTTAGCAAACATGTAAAAGGCGCTCctcgttatttgcgtaaaatatgGAACTGAAAAGCAAGGCAATTATTAACTTCAAAAACAAAAGtgagaaagaaaatataattaaCACACGACAATGCTTCTAGCAATAACACAAGTGACAGAAGGAATGCAAAGTCCTTGGAAgtgtatggagtcctggtggcgcaatggttaagagctccaaaaggttggcagttggaatccaccagccgctccttgggaaccctatggggcagttatattctgtcctgtagagtcaccatgaatcggaatcaacttgttggcaatgggtttggttttttggaagtgtgTAAGAAGGAAAACCTAATCCAAAAGTATGAGGAGTTAATTGGTGATATCTAAAATTAATTAATCAAAATACAGCAGTATACAGATTAATGCCAGAAGTGATAAtcaaaagagtttttaaaatggCTAACTCTGGGAAGAGCAATTGAGAAAAGTAAGGTGGGAAAAGAGCAAATCTATTGTATCTTATTATAATCCTCTTCCTACTATTTGATTTTGAACTAAAGATATATACTAttttgaaaaactaaaaatacattttaaaagaagacTAAAACAGAGGTCTTGCAAAGTTTACCAAGAATAAAAAGGATATAaaatatgaaacattactaataaGAATAGGGACataactaaagacaaagaaacaataCAATCTAAACATaataccaagaaatttgaaaatataggtaaaataaatgattttaaaataaaacaaaaatttctttaaaaagtaaataaaacctGAACAGATTAATAAGCAAAAGTAAAATGGAAAAGGTAGTCATAGATCTACCCCAAGAAACCACACACCCAACCAATTGAAAGGGCCCGCTCTAACTAATCATGTAGAAACAGATAATAatctaattataaaaaatattctgtAGCATAAAAATAGATGAATTGCATCCTAACCCATTCTATGAGGTCAGAATAATGTAATATCAAAATGATAGAAAGTAACACAGAGAGAGAACTACATAGGCTAGGAAAGTCCTAAAAATGAAATTCAGTTGTGGATTAAAACAACAATACATGCTGGCTAAATATTACTTATTTCAACAACTTAAGAATTAAAAGGCTAAAAAGAATAAAACGGCAATTTAAACAGGTGTCAAAATACTTTAAATATATGAAAGAATaaaggaatagaagaaaactttcctgatacaAAAAATAAAGAGGAGTATTTACCCTAAATTTAGATCAATCGTCACAGTTAATGATGAAATACTGAACGCATCTACAAAGGCAAGGATGACCTACTTTCTGCTACTACTTTGACTAGTATTCATTGGCTATGGCAGTCCTAGCAACTGAAATTCTATATGAAAAATTATTTGTACCTAATGCTTAAAACAGGTCAAGGAGTGGAGATGGGTGTCAGAAAGTGTTACAGAAAATGTCTTGGGTAAAGAGTGAAGACTTTGAAACCAGAAAGAAAGGTCATTTACTCTGCAGGATGAATAGCATAATTgatttaca
The window above is part of the Elephas maximus indicus isolate mEleMax1 chromosome 2, mEleMax1 primary haplotype, whole genome shotgun sequence genome. Proteins encoded here:
- the LOC126070075 gene encoding protocadherin beta-17: MDTPLPKALQKRQVIAIIILLLWWEAGSATIKYSVLEEGDSGSFVANIAKDLGLGIEELAARGARILSKGNKQHLQVQQKSGNLILKEKLDREELCGDTDPCILHFQVLLKNPVQFFQGELQLQDINDHAPEFLESEILLKISENSHPGTAFPLKIAQDLDVGSNTVQNYTISTNFHFHLFTRTHSDGRKYPELVLDKALDREEQPELRLTLTALDGGSPPRTGTSQVVILVVDVNDNAPEFTQLLYEVQVPENSAIGSLVISVSARDLDAGTHGELAYSFFQPSNQVIQAFQINAVMGEIRLKKLLDFEEIQSYSMEIEASDGGGLSGKCTVAIEVVDVNDNAPELTMSLLISDIPENSPETVVAIFGISDPDSGDNGKMTCSIQDHLPFILKPTVDNFYTLVTEKSLDRESRAEYNITITVTDLGTPRLKTEHKITVLVSDVNDNAPTFSRTSYTLFVPENNSPALHMGSVSATDRDSGSNAQVTYSLLPPQDPHLPLASLVSINADNGHLFALRSLDYEALRAFEFRVGAIDAGSPALSSEALVRVEVMDDNDNSPFVLYPLQNGSAPCTELVPRAAEAGYLVTKVVAVDGDSGQNAWLSYQLLKATEPGLFSVWAHNGEVRTARLLSERDAAKHRLIVLVKDNGEPPMSASVTLHVLLVDGFSQPYLPLPEVARDEAQTDLLTVYLIIALASVSSLFLFSVILFVLVRLCRRNRAASVGRCSVPEGHFPGHLVDVSGTGTLSQSYQYEVCLTGGSGNTEFKFLKPIFPDFLVEKTGRDTEENAHFRNNFGLN